Proteins from one Coffea arabica cultivar ET-39 chromosome 8c, Coffea Arabica ET-39 HiFi, whole genome shotgun sequence genomic window:
- the LOC113705855 gene encoding uncharacterized protein, whose amino-acid sequence MVTHLKACKLHQYIKSALVQDASEDDKTKDRLALSQIHQASDMSVFEKIATADMAKEAWDILEKTYKGIDKVQQNNLMMLKRKFELVTMEKSESIESYFFGLSDIKNEMKLNQYNFPDRSFVEKVLNTLPMKFDHVVSVIQETKDLEDLNIEDLHGSLILHEQRINEKLEDAPEKDTVEKALQVQLNLRGNNDVREHGEFSQKSRSGYNNRGGRGNNNRDRGSISNSGRNRDNNFNFRGGPGRGRGGNFGIGNNFNQNNFRQRVQCYNCGKLGHRQFECRFGENIDRNFQANVVDNQVQDNNKKSDTLLLVCIVVDVVDKNKWYLDTDCSNHMSGKKELFVELDESICGEVKFENNIVLPMIAKEKIPISLKNGSTNLFLMFSMFLGCIKIC is encoded by the coding sequence ATGGTAACCCATCTCAAGGCATGTAAATTACATCAATATATTAAATCTGCACTTGTCCAAGATGCTAGTGAGGATGATAAGACAAAAGACAGATTGGCTTTATCACAAATTCATCAGGCAAGTGATATgtcagtttttgaaaaaattgctaCGGCTGATATGGCAAAGGAGGCTTGGGATATATTGGAGAAAACATACAAAGGGATTGACAAGGTCCAACAAAATAATTTAATGATGTTGAAGAGGAAATTTGAACTTGTGACGATGGAGAAGTCCGAATCTATTGAGTCCTATTTTTTTGGGTTGTCAGATATTAAAAACGAGATGAAACTCAATCAGTATAATTTTCCTGATAGATCATTTGTTGAGAAAGTTCTCAATACCCTACCCATGAAATTTGATCATGTGGTATCTGTAATTCAGGAAACGAAAGATTTGGAGGATTTGAATATAGAAGATTTGCATGGATCATTAATTCTGCATGAACAAAGAATTAATGAAAAATTGGAGGATGCCCCGGAGAAGGATACAGTAGAGAAGGCGTTGCAGGTGCAGTTGAATTTGAGAGGCAATAATGATGTCAGGGAGCATGGCGAATTCAGTCAGAAGAGCAGAAGTGGTTACAATAACAGAGGTGGTCGTGGCAATAATAATAGAGATCGAGGAAGTATATCAAATTCTGGACGCAATAGAGATAATAATTTCAATTTTAGAGGTGGTCCTGGTAGAGGCAGAGGTGGTAATTTTGGCATAGGAAATAATTTTAATCAGAATAATTTTAGACAGAGAGTTCAATGTTATAATTGTGGAAAATTAGGTCATAGACAATTTGAATGTAGATTTGGAGAAAATATAGACAGAAATTTTCAGGCTAATGTTGTTGACAATCAGGTGCaggataataataaaaaatctgATACTTTATTATTAGTCTGTATTGTTGTTGATGTGGttgataaaaataaatggtATTTGGATACGGATTGTAGTAACCATATGTCTGGCAAGAAGGAATTATTTGTTGAACTTGATGAATCTATTTGTGGTGAagttaaatttgaaaataacaTTGTTTTACCAATGATTGCTAAGGAAAAAATTCCTATTAGCCTGAAAAATGGATCTACTAATTTATTTCTGATGTTTTCTATGTTCCTGGGTTGCATCAAAATTTGTTGA